Proteins encoded in a region of the Mucilaginibacter sabulilitoris genome:
- a CDS encoding GMC family oxidoreductase — protein sequence MKDIQIKKSAEVYDVVIIGSGAGGGMSGYVLANAGVKVLMLEAGPFFDPAKDSLQLKWPYESLRRGGNATRPMGDFDAAYGGWQIDGEPYTQKGDSNFQWFRSKMLGGRTNHWARISLRMGPKDFKAYSSFGVGDDWPITYDDIKPYYDKVDRLIGVYGSNEGLENDPDGVFLPAPKPRLNELFVKKAATGLGIKVIAGRGSVLTAPLLGNKDRGSCFFCGQCNRSCKIYADFSASSCLVIPAIKTGNLTVLTNAVVREILTGTDGLANGASYINKDDMQEYTVKAKMVILAAGTCESARILLNSKSPQHPNGLANSSNVVGKYLHDSTQGGGAAILPQLLNRRRFNEDGVGSLHLYAPWWGDHKKLDFARGYHLEIFGGMMMPSYGGYFGFEGSLVPYINGYLPGPDGKMKPGGGFGKSLKDDYRRFYGTLAGVGCHGTDIAKEDNYCEIDNTVVDKYGIPVLKFNYKWGDQEIKQAKHMQETSQELIKAMGGIPLGQPAGPDKNYGLDKPGKGIHEVGTVRMGDKADKSALNKWCQAHDCRNLFVVDGAAFTQQSEKNPTWTILALSMRTAEYILDQKRKQNI from the coding sequence ATGAAAGATATTCAGATTAAAAAGTCGGCCGAAGTCTATGATGTAGTCATTATAGGTTCGGGCGCGGGTGGTGGCATGTCTGGGTACGTGCTGGCAAACGCAGGAGTAAAGGTGCTTATGCTGGAAGCCGGGCCTTTTTTTGATCCGGCTAAAGATTCGCTGCAGCTTAAATGGCCCTATGAATCATTAAGGCGCGGGGGTAACGCTACCCGCCCCATGGGCGATTTCGATGCGGCTTATGGTGGATGGCAAATTGACGGTGAACCTTATACTCAAAAAGGTGATAGCAATTTTCAATGGTTCCGTTCAAAAATGCTTGGTGGGCGTACCAACCATTGGGCACGCATCTCATTAAGAATGGGACCGAAAGATTTTAAGGCATACAGCAGCTTTGGTGTAGGCGACGACTGGCCCATAACTTACGATGATATTAAACCTTATTATGATAAGGTTGACCGACTCATTGGCGTGTACGGCTCTAACGAAGGATTAGAAAATGATCCCGACGGTGTCTTTTTACCGGCTCCAAAACCCCGGCTCAATGAACTGTTTGTAAAGAAAGCGGCTACGGGTTTAGGTATTAAGGTAATAGCTGGTCGCGGTTCTGTACTTACCGCGCCTCTACTGGGTAACAAAGACCGTGGATCATGCTTTTTTTGCGGACAATGTAACCGGAGCTGTAAAATATATGCTGACTTTTCGGCCTCCTCCTGCCTGGTTATACCTGCCATAAAAACCGGTAATCTCACCGTGCTTACCAATGCGGTAGTGCGCGAAATATTAACCGGAACTGATGGTCTTGCCAACGGCGCATCATATATTAATAAGGATGATATGCAGGAATATACGGTAAAAGCAAAAATGGTTATCCTGGCTGCGGGTACTTGTGAGTCAGCTCGCATTCTGCTTAATTCCAAATCTCCGCAACATCCTAACGGTTTGGCTAACAGCAGTAATGTAGTAGGCAAATACCTGCACGATTCAACGCAGGGAGGTGGAGCCGCTATTTTGCCGCAATTACTTAATCGCAGGCGTTTTAATGAAGATGGTGTGGGTAGTCTGCATCTGTATGCGCCGTGGTGGGGCGATCATAAAAAGCTTGATTTTGCCCGGGGATATCATCTTGAAATATTTGGTGGTATGATGATGCCATCATACGGCGGTTATTTTGGATTTGAAGGTTCGTTGGTACCTTATATTAATGGTTACCTGCCCGGGCCCGATGGAAAGATGAAACCGGGAGGCGGCTTTGGCAAATCGTTAAAAGATGATTACCGTCGTTTTTATGGAACACTGGCCGGCGTGGGATGTCACGGCACCGACATTGCCAAAGAGGATAATTATTGTGAAATAGATAATACTGTAGTTGATAAATACGGTATCCCTGTATTGAAGTTTAATTATAAATGGGGCGACCAGGAAATTAAACAAGCCAAGCACATGCAGGAAACAAGCCAGGAACTGATAAAAGCGATGGGAGGTATACCGCTTGGTCAGCCCGCAGGGCCTGATAAAAACTATGGTTTGGATAAACCGGGTAAAGGTATTCATGAGGTAGGAACGGTGAGAATGGGAGATAAGGCCGATAAGTCGGCATTAAATAAATGGTGCCAGGCGCATGACTGCCGCAATCTTTTTGTGGTTGATGGCGCGGCATTTACGCAGCAATCAGAGAAAAACCCAACCTGGACTATTCTCGCGCTTTCTATGCGTACTGCTGAATATATTTTAGATCAAAAAAGAAAACAAAACATTTAG
- a CDS encoding YbbC/YhhH family protein — MKIGLTLLVILMPLFSLAQQHQMLGLEVAKSELKDALVNKTDVKIKVDKVISNKQTAIAVSEPILFKVYGKDQILQERPYEVYKINGYWVLNGTLPEGMLGGGFLIILAAKDGQVLKLTHYK; from the coding sequence ATGAAAATTGGCCTAACCTTATTAGTAATCTTAATGCCTCTATTTAGTTTAGCACAACAGCATCAAATGCTTGGGTTGGAGGTAGCTAAAAGTGAACTTAAAGATGCTTTGGTAAATAAAACGGACGTTAAAATAAAAGTTGATAAAGTAATATCAAATAAACAAACTGCTATTGCTGTTTCTGAACCTATTTTATTTAAAGTATACGGCAAAGATCAAATATTACAAGAAAGACCATACGAGGTTTATAAGATAAACGGTTATTGGGTTTTAAACGGGACGTTACCTGAAGGGATGCTCGGGGGCGGATTTCTTATAATTCTGGCTGCTAAAGATGGTCAAGTGTTAAAGCTAACTCATTATAAATAA
- a CDS encoding DUF4290 domain-containing protein, which translates to MALTNTPEKFDYNSTRNKLILSEYGRNVQNMVKYIVALPTKEERNRYAQVVIDLMGFLNPHLRDVADFKHKLWDHLHIISDYQIDVDSPYPKPSPDAIHLKPQPLRYPHQRIKYKHYGKTIELMIEKAKSIDDPDRKRHMVQAIANFMKMAYVQWNKDSVADESILADLFALSGGTLKLEDNVNLNRVEFRPNPSNNNQNNRARNNNQNNRNNNNQNNRNRNNNNQNNRNRNNGAKKY; encoded by the coding sequence ATGGCTTTAACAAACACGCCTGAAAAATTTGATTATAACTCAACCAGGAATAAGCTTATCCTGTCTGAATATGGCCGCAACGTACAAAATATGGTAAAATATATTGTAGCGCTGCCCACTAAAGAAGAACGCAACCGCTACGCGCAAGTGGTAATTGACCTTATGGGTTTTTTAAACCCGCACCTGCGCGACGTTGCCGATTTTAAACATAAACTCTGGGATCACCTGCATATCATTTCTGATTACCAGATAGATGTTGATTCACCCTACCCCAAGCCATCGCCTGATGCCATACACCTTAAGCCTCAGCCATTAAGATACCCGCATCAGCGTATTAAATACAAGCACTATGGCAAAACCATTGAGCTGATGATAGAAAAGGCAAAAAGCATTGACGACCCGGACCGTAAACGCCACATGGTACAGGCTATAGCCAATTTCATGAAAATGGCCTATGTACAATGGAATAAGGACTCGGTTGCTGACGAAAGTATACTGGCTGACCTTTTCGCCCTATCAGGCGGAACATTGAAGCTGGAAGATAATGTTAATCTTAACCGTGTTGAGTTCCGTCCTAATCCGAGCAATAACAACCAGAACAACCGGGCCCGAAATAACAACCAGAACAACCGGAATAACAATAATCAAAACAATCGTAACCGGAATAACAATAATCAAAATAACCGTAACCGGAATAATGGCGCCAAGAAATATTAA
- the murA gene encoding UDP-N-acetylglucosamine 1-carboxyvinyltransferase — MNNAFVINGGKPLKGEITPQGAKNEALQVISAVLLTDQKITISNIPDIKDVNKLIELLGDMGVIVEKIDDDTYTFTAKDIDLDFFQSEAFKSKGGGLRGSIMIVGPLLARFGKAAIPKPGGDKIGRRRLDTHFLGFEKLGARFDYNPDNGFFNVDASNLQGTYILLDEASVTGTANIVMAAVLAKGVTTIYNAACEPYLQQLCKMLNRMGAKISGIGSNLLTIEGVTSLGGTEHRLLPDMIEIGSFIGLAAMTGSEITIKDVKYPELGMIPDVFKRLGIKLELRGDDIYIPAQDHYEIETFIDGSIMTIADAPWPGFTPDLLSIVLVVAIQAKGSVLIHQKMFESRLFFVDKLLDMGAQIILCDPHRATVIGLDKQVQLRGISMTSPDIRAGVSLLIAALSAQGKSTIYNIEQIERGYQHIDARLKALGADITRI; from the coding sequence ATGAATAACGCATTTGTGATAAACGGCGGGAAACCGCTAAAGGGCGAGATAACTCCACAGGGAGCAAAAAATGAAGCATTGCAGGTAATTTCGGCGGTATTGTTAACCGATCAGAAAATTACTATCAGTAATATACCCGATATAAAGGACGTAAATAAGCTGATAGAGCTATTGGGGGATATGGGCGTTATTGTAGAGAAAATCGATGATGATACTTATACCTTTACAGCCAAAGATATTGACCTGGATTTTTTTCAGTCAGAAGCTTTTAAATCAAAAGGGGGCGGCCTGCGCGGATCCATCATGATAGTAGGGCCATTACTGGCACGCTTTGGTAAGGCGGCTATTCCTAAACCCGGAGGCGACAAAATTGGTCGCAGACGTTTGGACACCCACTTCCTGGGATTTGAAAAACTGGGCGCACGGTTTGATTACAACCCAGACAATGGCTTTTTCAATGTGGATGCTTCGAACCTGCAGGGTACTTACATTTTGCTTGATGAAGCATCTGTAACCGGCACAGCTAATATTGTTATGGCTGCTGTTTTGGCCAAGGGTGTTACTACCATATATAATGCCGCTTGTGAACCTTACCTGCAGCAACTTTGTAAAATGCTGAACCGCATGGGCGCCAAAATAAGTGGTATAGGTTCAAACCTGCTTACTATTGAAGGTGTAACTTCACTTGGCGGTACCGAGCACCGTTTACTGCCTGACATGATTGAGATTGGCTCGTTCATTGGTCTTGCTGCCATGACCGGTTCTGAAATTACTATAAAAGATGTAAAATATCCTGAACTGGGTATGATACCCGATGTATTTAAACGCCTGGGTATTAAACTGGAGCTACGCGGTGATGATATTTATATCCCGGCACAAGATCATTATGAGATAGAAACTTTTATCGATGGCTCCATCATGACCATTGCCGATGCACCATGGCCAGGCTTTACCCCCGATTTGTTGAGTATTGTGCTGGTGGTAGCTATACAGGCAAAAGGATCGGTGCTTATTCATCAAAAAATGTTTGAAAGCCGCCTGTTCTTTGTAGATAAATTACTGGATATGGGCGCGCAGATCATTCTTTGCGACCCTCACCGCGCTACCGTTATTGGGTTAGACAAGCAGGTGCAGCTGCGTGGTATTTCCATGACCTCGCCCGATATACGGGCAGGTGTGTCATTACTAATAGCAGCGCTATCGGCGCAGGGCAAATCGACCATTTATAATATAGAGCAAATTGAACGTGGTTACCAGCATATTGATGCCCGTTTAAAAGCGCTTGGTGCGGATATAACAAGAATTTAA
- a CDS encoding gluconate 2-dehydrogenase subunit 3 family protein — MNRRDSLKAIGLSVSTAVLLDACKTTPDEKAENKKPITELGRQTYETEREKKLQDEKFFTDHELATITVLADIIIPHDEHSGSASDAKVTDFIEFIVKDEPEHALPMRGGLRWLDVKCLNLYNNEFKSCTAKQQVDIITQIAYPMQAKPDMLPGVTFFNKMRDLTAIGFFTSKIGIADLGYKGNSPGKWEGVPADVLKQYGLEGV; from the coding sequence ATGAACAGAAGAGATAGTTTAAAGGCCATAGGTTTATCGGTATCAACAGCGGTACTGCTGGATGCATGTAAAACAACACCTGATGAAAAAGCTGAGAATAAGAAACCTATTACAGAGCTCGGTAGGCAGACTTATGAAACTGAAAGGGAGAAAAAACTTCAGGACGAAAAGTTTTTTACCGATCATGAGTTAGCTACCATTACTGTATTGGCTGATATTATTATTCCGCATGATGAACATAGCGGCAGTGCATCTGATGCAAAGGTGACAGATTTTATTGAGTTTATTGTAAAAGATGAACCGGAACATGCTTTACCTATGCGGGGTGGCCTGCGTTGGCTTGATGTAAAATGCCTTAATTTGTACAATAATGAATTTAAGAGCTGTACAGCTAAGCAGCAGGTTGACATAATAACTCAAATTGCTTACCCTATGCAAGCAAAACCTGATATGCTGCCCGGCGTTACTTTCTTTAATAAAATGCGCGACCTTACAGCTATTGGCTTTTTTACCAGTAAAATAGGTATCGCCGATTTAGGTTACAAAGGAAATTCGCCAGGCAAATGGGAGGGCGTACCTGCAGATGTTTTAAAACAGTACGGATTAGAGGGTGTTTGA
- a CDS encoding mandelate racemase/muconate lactonizing enzyme family protein: MDPFTIATGTMDHAQNVFIRIHTDAGFYGVGECSAFPVITGETQDTCLVMAREFARLWKGQDALDIPARMQQLHDFTAGNTTIKSAFDMALFDIAAKNVGLPLYQLLSGKRREVESDITIGISGPHAMALKALDFKASGATILKVKLGKNAIEDVERIRQIREAVGANLKIRIDANQGWSFDEAVFALQAMGAYDIEFCEQPMRTWYDDRLPQLMQLSPVKIMADESVYTHHDARKQINSGSCHYINIKMAKSGGILEAKKIHDEAAAKGIACMMGGMLESRIALSAKLHFVYASPNIKFYDMDTCMLGHLQDPCIGGVTYEGYKLNISDEPGIGADANEAFLANCEHVKI; the protein is encoded by the coding sequence ATGGATCCATTCACTATTGCTACCGGAACCATGGATCATGCGCAGAATGTTTTTATAAGGATACACACCGATGCAGGATTTTATGGCGTTGGCGAGTGCTCGGCTTTTCCGGTGATTACCGGCGAAACACAGGATACGTGTTTGGTAATGGCCCGCGAATTTGCCCGGCTATGGAAAGGCCAGGATGCGCTGGATATTCCCGCCCGTATGCAGCAGCTGCATGATTTTACCGCGGGTAACACCACCATAAAAAGCGCTTTTGACATGGCCCTGTTTGATATTGCTGCTAAAAATGTAGGCCTGCCGTTATACCAATTATTAAGCGGCAAGAGGCGGGAGGTGGAATCAGACATTACCATTGGTATATCGGGGCCGCACGCTATGGCATTAAAGGCGCTTGATTTTAAGGCTTCGGGCGCAACTATTCTGAAGGTTAAGTTGGGTAAAAATGCCATTGAAGATGTAGAACGTATCAGGCAGATCCGTGAGGCTGTAGGTGCCAATTTAAAGATACGTATTGATGCTAATCAGGGCTGGAGTTTTGACGAAGCCGTGTTTGCGCTGCAGGCAATGGGCGCTTATGATATTGAATTTTGCGAGCAGCCTATGCGCACCTGGTATGATGATCGCCTGCCACAGCTCATGCAGTTATCGCCGGTAAAGATTATGGCCGATGAAAGTGTTTATACCCATCATGATGCCCGTAAACAGATCAACAGCGGTTCATGTCATTATATTAACATAAAAATGGCTAAGTCAGGTGGTATATTGGAAGCTAAGAAAATACATGATGAGGCAGCTGCAAAGGGTATTGCCTGCATGATGGGGGGGATGCTTGAGAGCCGCATTGCACTGAGCGCGAAACTGCACTTTGTATATGCCAGTCCTAATATTAAATTTTATGATATGGATACCTGTATGCTGGGCCATTTGCAGGACCCCTGTATAGGAGGAGTAACTTACGAAGGGTACAAGCTAAATATCAGCGATGAGCCGGGTATTGGCGCGGATGCTAATGAAGCTTTTCTGGCCAATTGCGAACACGTTAAAATATAA
- a CDS encoding dipeptidase → MQHIKQYVSDNKQRLLDELFELLRFPSVSADPKYKPEVLKTAEYVAQKLRDAGADQVEVCQTAGYPIVYGEKIIDALKPTVLVYGHYDVQPPDPLELWKTPPFEPTIRDGKIYARGACDDKGQFYMHVKAFELMMQTNILPCNIKFMIEGEEEVGSANLGIFVKENKNRLKADVVLISDTSMISMEHPSLETGLRGLSYLEVEVTGPNRDLHSGVYGGAVANPATILAKMIASLHDENNHIAIPGFYDDVVELTPAERTALNNAPYNEEEYKKDLEVDELWGEKGYTTFERTGTRPTLEVNGIWGGYTGEGAKTVLPSKAHAKISMRLVPNQTSDKITELFTKHFLSIAPATVKVKVTPHHGGEPAVTPTDSVAYRAAQKAIAESFGKEPIPTRGGGSIPIVALFEAELGLKTVLMGFGLDSDALHSPNEKYDIFNYYKGIETIPLFHKYFAELSI, encoded by the coding sequence ATGCAGCACATAAAACAATATGTAAGCGATAATAAACAACGCTTACTTGATGAATTATTTGAACTATTGCGTTTTCCTTCGGTTAGCGCCGATCCTAAATACAAACCTGAGGTATTAAAAACCGCGGAGTATGTTGCGCAAAAATTGCGCGACGCCGGCGCCGATCAGGTTGAAGTTTGCCAAACCGCCGGTTACCCCATTGTTTACGGTGAAAAAATAATTGATGCGTTAAAACCTACTGTATTAGTTTACGGACATTATGACGTACAGCCACCAGATCCGCTGGAACTGTGGAAAACTCCTCCTTTTGAGCCCACCATACGCGACGGTAAAATATATGCCCGCGGCGCATGTGACGATAAGGGTCAGTTTTATATGCATGTAAAAGCATTTGAACTGATGATGCAAACCAACATCCTGCCCTGCAATATTAAATTTATGATTGAGGGCGAAGAAGAAGTTGGCTCAGCAAATCTGGGCATTTTTGTAAAAGAAAACAAAAACCGCTTAAAGGCTGATGTGGTGCTCATTTCTGATACCTCGATGATCAGCATGGAACACCCTTCGCTGGAAACCGGGCTACGCGGGTTGTCATATCTTGAAGTAGAAGTAACGGGACCTAACCGCGATCTGCATTCGGGTGTTTATGGCGGTGCGGTGGCCAACCCGGCTACGATACTGGCCAAAATGATCGCTTCATTACACGATGAAAACAATCATATTGCTATACCGGGCTTTTATGACGATGTTGTGGAGCTTACCCCCGCCGAACGTACCGCGCTGAATAACGCTCCTTATAATGAAGAAGAATACAAAAAAGATCTTGAGGTTGATGAACTTTGGGGCGAAAAAGGCTATACCACCTTTGAACGTACTGGCACCCGGCCTACGCTTGAAGTGAACGGTATCTGGGGCGGCTACACAGGCGAAGGTGCCAAAACCGTATTGCCATCAAAGGCCCATGCTAAAATATCTATGCGCCTGGTACCCAACCAAACATCCGATAAAATAACCGAACTGTTCACCAAACATTTCTTAAGCATAGCCCCGGCTACTGTTAAGGTAAAGGTAACCCCTCATCATGGCGGCGAACCGGCTGTAACACCAACAGACAGCGTGGCCTACCGCGCTGCGCAAAAAGCCATTGCTGAATCGTTTGGTAAAGAACCTATCCCGACACGGGGTGGTGGAAGTATCCCTATTGTTGCCCTTTTTGAAGCGGAACTTGGTTTGAAAACTGTACTGATGGGTTTTGGTCTGGACAGTGACGCCCTGCACTCTCCGAACGAGAAATATGATATTTTTAATTACTACAAGGGCATCGAAACCATTCCCCTGTTTCATAAATATTTTGCCGAACTGAGTATATAA
- a CDS encoding sugar phosphate isomerase/epimerase family protein, with product MTLNRRDFLTTAVMGAAGIGLAAAIPNYLYAKTENKEDGLFFKLALSQFSLASQFWSKKLDPLDFPAKTKKDFGIEGLDYCSMFFADKAKDTQFLTELKKRSADNGCYNLRIMVDGEGVLGDPNAIERIKAIEKHYKWIDAAAVLGCPMVRVNVEGDGKPDEVARAAEDSLTKLIEYGSKSKVDVIVENHVGISCNGAWLAGVMKSLNNSHCGTLADFGNFCINRTKPEAQTIEAYMKTKCLEEYDRYKGITELMPYAKGVHAKTHLFDAEGNDTETDFNKMFSIIKKSGFNGWVSIEYEGGLFKMYAPESKYLDDDAGVLATKKLVEKTGKAV from the coding sequence ATGACATTAAACAGAAGAGACTTTCTCACCACTGCTGTGATGGGCGCCGCAGGCATTGGATTAGCCGCCGCTATTCCCAATTATTTATATGCAAAAACAGAGAACAAGGAGGATGGATTGTTTTTTAAACTTGCCCTTTCGCAGTTTTCATTAGCCAGCCAGTTCTGGAGCAAAAAGCTCGATCCGCTTGATTTTCCGGCCAAAACAAAAAAAGACTTCGGAATTGAAGGGCTGGATTACTGCTCCATGTTTTTTGCCGATAAAGCAAAAGATACTCAGTTTTTAACCGAACTCAAAAAGCGCTCGGCCGATAATGGCTGCTATAACCTGCGTATAATGGTTGATGGGGAAGGTGTACTGGGCGATCCAAATGCGATAGAAAGGATAAAAGCTATTGAAAAGCATTATAAGTGGATAGATGCTGCCGCTGTTTTAGGTTGCCCCATGGTCAGGGTGAATGTGGAGGGAGATGGGAAACCCGATGAGGTAGCCAGAGCGGCAGAGGATAGTTTGACCAAATTAATTGAGTATGGAAGTAAAAGTAAGGTAGATGTTATAGTAGAAAATCACGTAGGTATATCCTGCAACGGCGCCTGGCTCGCTGGTGTTATGAAAAGTTTAAATAACAGCCATTGCGGTACCCTGGCCGATTTTGGAAACTTTTGCATCAACCGTACCAAACCCGAAGCACAAACTATCGAGGCCTATATGAAAACAAAATGCCTGGAAGAGTACGACCGGTATAAAGGTATTACCGAGCTTATGCCCTATGCCAAAGGTGTGCATGCTAAAACACATCTATTTGATGCTGAAGGCAATGATACCGAAACGGATTTTAATAAAATGTTCAGTATCATCAAAAAGTCGGGTTTTAATGGTTGGGTGAGTATTGAATATGAAGGTGGCTTGTTTAAAATGTATGCACCCGAAAGTAAATACCTGGATGACGACGCCGGAGTTTTGGCCACAAAAAAACTGGTTGAAAAGACCGGTAAAGCAGTTTAA
- a CDS encoding NUDIX hydrolase: MDTISELQDFVKNGYKHYIPHISIDSAIFGYHDHQLKILLSNYKALDGYCLPGGYIKRTETLDEAANRIVMERTGLKDLYLQQYKSFGDPDRIKWSEIDFENFLKKIGVEPIKDSWLMDQTISVGYYALTDFSLVTPQGDFMSDFCAWFNINEIPPLLFDHDQMVKDALHTLRIQLYYYPIAEKLLPQKFTLTEIHSVYETLLGKKLDIRNFPKKLVFLGLIKKLSEKRNIGPHRAPFLYKFDIKTYNKALEIGTTLS; the protein is encoded by the coding sequence ATGGATACGATAAGCGAACTGCAAGACTTTGTAAAAAACGGATATAAGCATTATATACCCCACATATCGATAGACAGCGCCATATTTGGGTACCATGACCACCAGTTGAAAATATTATTATCAAACTATAAAGCCCTTGATGGTTATTGTTTACCCGGTGGTTATATTAAGCGCACCGAAACACTGGATGAGGCTGCCAACCGTATAGTTATGGAACGAACGGGATTAAAGGACCTTTACCTGCAACAATATAAATCATTTGGCGACCCCGACCGGATAAAATGGAGTGAAATTGATTTTGAAAACTTTTTGAAGAAGATTGGTGTAGAACCTATAAAAGACAGCTGGTTGATGGACCAAACCATTTCTGTTGGCTATTACGCGCTTACTGATTTTTCGCTGGTAACCCCACAGGGCGATTTCATGTCGGATTTTTGTGCCTGGTTTAATATTAACGAAATCCCCCCCTTGCTTTTTGATCATGACCAAATGGTAAAAGATGCATTGCATACCCTCAGAATACAATTATACTATTACCCAATTGCCGAAAAGCTGCTGCCTCAAAAATTTACCCTTACCGAAATTCATTCTGTTTACGAAACTCTATTAGGCAAAAAGCTGGACATTCGTAACTTTCCGAAGAAGCTTGTATTCCTTGGCCTGATTAAAAAGCTGAGCGAAAAACGTAACATAGGTCCTCACAGGGCCCCTTTTTTATACAAATTTGATATAAAAACCTACAATAAAGCCCTTGAAATTGGAACAACATTATCCTAA
- a CDS encoding ArnT family glycosyltransferase has translation MSYKNRRSTYVYFILIFVFVKVALNLFAISHFGFHRDEFLHLVLADHLDWGYKEVPPIIAVLAKLSITLFGDSVFAARIFPTICSGLIIWFTGLITMEFGGRKFAITLTSLALIFSPAFAASGYLFQPVVFDQLWWVLTVWLLIKYLNTTDVKYLYWLGLVVGLGMLTKYTMAFFTFALIVGILISKQRKLLFNRHILGAAVVAFLICLPNLIWQIHHHWPLVSHMKALREQQLNYITPADFIEQQLTVHGIALFVWFTGFLFLIFSFRLRNFQFLAIAYVLIFLFLLKMDGKNYYLFGAYPMLFAAGGFAFERLLKTNGYVLRTFVVVLFVLPNLFLFPMVLPVLSLQQTLGFIGFINKNVPAFNFITTWEDRKQHSLTQDYADMFGWDELAKKVGQAYRSLTPEQQKQTIIYADNYGEAGALHHYRKQFNYPGVISLNSSFSLWAPDSLKCKYLIYVDDDNGGNIKQFVDGKMIGSFKKLGEIEYPLALEKGTGIYLITDILAPLQERYTKELARKRQE, from the coding sequence ATGTCATACAAAAACCGAAGGTCTACCTACGTTTATTTTATACTGATTTTTGTATTTGTAAAGGTTGCTCTCAATTTATTTGCTATAAGTCATTTCGGTTTCCACCGTGATGAGTTTTTACACCTGGTACTTGCCGATCACCTTGACTGGGGATATAAGGAAGTGCCTCCCATTATTGCTGTACTGGCCAAACTATCTATAACATTATTCGGCGATTCCGTTTTCGCGGCACGTATTTTCCCAACTATTTGCAGTGGGCTTATCATCTGGTTCACGGGACTTATTACCATGGAATTTGGCGGGCGCAAATTCGCTATAACGCTTACCAGCCTCGCACTTATATTTTCACCTGCTTTCGCAGCAAGTGGTTATCTTTTTCAACCCGTAGTGTTTGATCAGCTTTGGTGGGTGTTAACCGTTTGGCTGCTTATTAAATACCTCAACACCACCGATGTTAAATACCTGTATTGGCTTGGCCTGGTGGTTGGACTGGGGATGCTCACCAAATACACCATGGCATTTTTCACGTTCGCGCTCATTGTGGGTATCCTCATCAGCAAACAACGTAAACTCTTATTTAACAGGCATATATTGGGCGCAGCTGTGGTGGCTTTTTTAATTTGTTTACCTAACCTGATATGGCAAATTCATCACCATTGGCCTTTAGTAAGCCACATGAAGGCCCTGCGTGAACAGCAGCTCAATTACATTACACCTGCTGACTTTATTGAGCAGCAGCTCACCGTACATGGTATTGCCTTATTCGTTTGGTTTACCGGTTTCCTTTTTTTAATATTCTCTTTCAGGTTGCGCAATTTCCAATTTTTGGCCATTGCCTATGTATTGATATTCCTTTTTTTATTAAAAATGGATGGCAAAAACTATTACCTGTTCGGCGCTTACCCTATGCTGTTTGCGGCGGGAGGCTTTGCCTTTGAACGGTTGCTAAAAACCAACGGCTATGTACTGCGCACATTTGTGGTGGTGTTGTTTGTGCTTCCGAACTTGTTTCTGTTCCCGATGGTGTTACCTGTTTTATCATTGCAGCAAACATTGGGTTTCATTGGGTTTATAAACAAAAATGTTCCGGCATTTAATTTCATAACCACCTGGGAAGATAGAAAACAACACTCCCTAACACAGGATTACGCGGATATGTTTGGCTGGGACGAGCTGGCAAAAAAAGTTGGCCAAGCCTACCGCAGCTTAACACCTGAACAGCAAAAACAGACCATTATTTATGCTGATAATTATGGCGAGGCGGGCGCCTTGCATCATTATCGTAAACAGTTTAACTATCCCGGTGTAATATCACTTAACAGCAGTTTTTCGCTTTGGGCGCCTGACAGCCTTAAGTGTAAATACCTAATTTATGTGGATGATGATAACGGCGGCAACATCAAACAATTTGTTGACGGAAAGATGATCGGTTCATTCAAAAAATTAGGCGAAATTGAATATCCCCTTGCCCTTGAAAAAGGTACCGGCATATACCTGATAACTGATATTTTGGCTCCACTACAGGAAAGATATACTAAAGAGCTGGCCAGGAAAAGACAGGAATAA